A window of the Gossypium hirsutum isolate 1008001.06 chromosome A05, Gossypium_hirsutum_v2.1, whole genome shotgun sequence genome harbors these coding sequences:
- the LOC107897309 gene encoding L-type lectin-domain containing receptor kinase S.4 isoform X2 — protein sequence MGLLNASENGNSTNHIFAVEFDTVKDLEFGDINDNHVGVNVNSMKSIASTPAAYFLENGTKEELIIKSGAKIQAWIDYDSAKNRLDVKLSLLSEKPRSSILSIDVNLSSILQDFMFVGFSASTGLLASSHYVLGWSFNMSGEAQSLSLSSLPSLPRPKQNHTVLILCVTFAVVVVIMLIVFISFYLVRKLKESDIIEAFELEIGPHRFSYQELKKATMGFRDKELLGFGGFGRVYKGTLQSTNTQVAVKRISHESKQGLREFVSEIASIGRLRHRNLVPLLGWCRCRGDLLIVYDYMPNGSLDKYLFDEPKRVLGWDERFKIIKGVASGLLYLHEEWEQTVIHRDIKAGNVLLDSELNGRLSDFGLAKLYEHGTNPTTTRVVGTLGYLAPELTKTGKPTIATDVFAFGAVLLEVACGRRPIEPKALPEELILVDWVWERWQSGAALEVVDPKLNGDFDELEAIVMIKLGLMCSNDAPDARPTMRQVVRYLEGEVALPEVVPSPGGYDSKKGHGSGGTNTIRFEDFVHSYPNSPYLDVEDRDVDIEADSTKHLDQPPESKWQIATVDQNKIH from the coding sequence ATGGGCTTGCTTAATGCAAGCGAGAATGGGAACTCAACCAACCACATATTCGCAGTTGAGTTCGATACTGTGAAAGATTTAGAGTTCGGTGATATAAATGATAACCATGTCGGTGTTAATGTCAATAGCATGAAATCAATTGCTTCAACCCCTGCTGCTTATTTTCTTGAAAACGGAACAAAAGAAGAGTTGATTATCAAGAGTGGGGCAAAAATCCAGGCTTGGATTGATTACGATTCGGCCAAAAATCGATTAGATGTGAAGCTTTCACTTTTGTCCGAGAAACCAAGatcttcaattttgtctattgATGTGAATCTTTCATCAATTCTCCAGGATTTCATGTTTGTGGGGTTTTCAGCTTCAACAGGTTTGCTTGCAAGCTCTCACTATGTCTTGGGATGGAGTTTCAACATGAGTGGAGAGGCTCAATCTTTGTCTTTGTCTTCTTTGCCTTCTCTTCCAAGGCCTAAACAGAACCACACTGTCTTGATCCTTTGCGTTACATTTGCAGTTGTTGTTGTAATAATGTTGATTGTTTTCATCTCGTTTTACCTTGTAAGAAAACTTAAGGAATCGGACATAATTGAGGCCTTCGAACTGGAAATTGGTCCTCACAGATTCTCTTACCAAGAACTCAAAAAAGCAACAATGGGTTTCAGGGACAAAGAGCTACTTGGATTTGGTGGATTCGGTAGAGTTTACAAAGGAACTTTGCAGAGTACAAACACTCAAGTTGCTGTCAAACGGATTTCTCATGAATCAAAGCAAGGTCTAAGAGAATTCGTGTCAGAGATTGCGAGTATCGGCCGTCTTCGCCATCGGAATCTTGTTCCGCTCCTTGGATGGTGTCGGTGCCGGGGTGATCTGTTAATTGTCTATGATTATATGCCTAATGGAAGCTTGGATAAGTACCTGTTTGATGAACCTAAACGAGTTCTCGGTTGGGACGAGAGGTTCAAAATAATCAAAGGCGTTGCTTCGGGTCTTTTATATCTGCATGAAGAATGGGAACAAACTGTAATTCATAGAGACATCAAAGCAGGCAATGTTCTATTAGATTCCGAGCTAAACGGAAGACTCAGCGACTTCGGCCTGGCTAAGTTATATGAACACGGCACGAACCCGACCACGACCAGGGTGGTTGGTACATTGGGGTACCTGGCACCTGAACTTACAAAAACTGGTAAGCCTACAATAGCTACCGATGTGTTTGCATTTGGTGCAGTTTTGCTTGAAGTGGCATGTGGGAGGAGACCTATTGAGCCAAAGGCATTGCCCGAGGAGCTAATTTTGGTGGATTGGGTGTGGGAAAGATGGCAAAGTGGTGCAGCTCTTGAGGTTGTGGATCCGAAATTGAATGGCGACTTTGATGAGCTAGAGGCCATTGTTATGATCAAGCTCGGATTAATGTGTTCGAATGATGCACCAGACGCAAGGCCGACGATGAGGCAAGTAGTGAGGTACTTGGAAGGAGAAGTGGCTCTGCCAGAAGTGGTGCCATCGCCCGGCGGATATGATAGCAAAAAGGGTCATGGAAGTGGTGGTACCAATACCATCCGGTTTGAAGATTTTGTGCATTCATACCCAAATTCACCATATTTGGATGTTGAAGACAGGGATGTGGATATCGAAGCAGACTCAACAAAACACCTCGATCAACCTCCAGAGAGTAAATGGCAGATAGCCACTGTAGatcaaaacaaaatccattga
- the LOC107897309 gene encoding L-type lectin-domain containing receptor kinase S.4 isoform X1 produces MQKTSKRSHSNSFSIAKELIFFWVFLVFSSGQVFSQLDQFIFNGFHGSGNKMSLTGVADIADSGLLCLTNTTSRVSGHAFYSSPLKFKNSDNSKVSSFSSAFVIATVPEYPKLGGHGLAFVLSPSKQLSGSPSQYMGLLNASENGNSTNHIFAVEFDTVKDLEFGDINDNHVGVNVNSMKSIASTPAAYFLENGTKEELIIKSGAKIQAWIDYDSAKNRLDVKLSLLSEKPRSSILSIDVNLSSILQDFMFVGFSASTGLLASSHYVLGWSFNMSGEAQSLSLSSLPSLPRPKQNHTVLILCVTFAVVVVIMLIVFISFYLVRKLKESDIIEAFELEIGPHRFSYQELKKATMGFRDKELLGFGGFGRVYKGTLQSTNTQVAVKRISHESKQGLREFVSEIASIGRLRHRNLVPLLGWCRCRGDLLIVYDYMPNGSLDKYLFDEPKRVLGWDERFKIIKGVASGLLYLHEEWEQTVIHRDIKAGNVLLDSELNGRLSDFGLAKLYEHGTNPTTTRVVGTLGYLAPELTKTGKPTIATDVFAFGAVLLEVACGRRPIEPKALPEELILVDWVWERWQSGAALEVVDPKLNGDFDELEAIVMIKLGLMCSNDAPDARPTMRQVVRYLEGEVALPEVVPSPGGYDSKKGHGSGGTNTIRFEDFVHSYPNSPYLDVEDRDVDIEADSTKHLDQPPESKWQIATVDQNKIH; encoded by the coding sequence ATGCAGAAAACATCAAAAAGATCCCATTCAAATTCATTTTCCATAGCAAAGGAGCTGATATTTTTCTGGGTTTTCCTTGTTTTTTCATCAGGCCAAGTTTTTTCTCAGCTAGATCAGTTCATCTTCAATGGGTTCCATGGTTCAGGCAACAAAATGAGCTTAACTGGAGTTGCAGACATTGCGGACAGTGGGTTGCTTTGTTTAACCAACACTACTTCTCGCGTAAGTGGCCATGCTTTTTACTCATCTCCATTGAAATTCAAGAACTCAGACAACAGCAAAGTTTCTTCTTTTTCATCTGCTTTCGTTATCGCCACTGTTCCCGAGTACCCAAAGCTCGGTGGCCATGGCCTTGCTTTCGTTCTCTCACCTTCGAAGCAACTTTCAGGCTCTCCCAGTCAATACATGGGCTTGCTTAATGCAAGCGAGAATGGGAACTCAACCAACCACATATTCGCAGTTGAGTTCGATACTGTGAAAGATTTAGAGTTCGGTGATATAAATGATAACCATGTCGGTGTTAATGTCAATAGCATGAAATCAATTGCTTCAACCCCTGCTGCTTATTTTCTTGAAAACGGAACAAAAGAAGAGTTGATTATCAAGAGTGGGGCAAAAATCCAGGCTTGGATTGATTACGATTCGGCCAAAAATCGATTAGATGTGAAGCTTTCACTTTTGTCCGAGAAACCAAGatcttcaattttgtctattgATGTGAATCTTTCATCAATTCTCCAGGATTTCATGTTTGTGGGGTTTTCAGCTTCAACAGGTTTGCTTGCAAGCTCTCACTATGTCTTGGGATGGAGTTTCAACATGAGTGGAGAGGCTCAATCTTTGTCTTTGTCTTCTTTGCCTTCTCTTCCAAGGCCTAAACAGAACCACACTGTCTTGATCCTTTGCGTTACATTTGCAGTTGTTGTTGTAATAATGTTGATTGTTTTCATCTCGTTTTACCTTGTAAGAAAACTTAAGGAATCGGACATAATTGAGGCCTTCGAACTGGAAATTGGTCCTCACAGATTCTCTTACCAAGAACTCAAAAAAGCAACAATGGGTTTCAGGGACAAAGAGCTACTTGGATTTGGTGGATTCGGTAGAGTTTACAAAGGAACTTTGCAGAGTACAAACACTCAAGTTGCTGTCAAACGGATTTCTCATGAATCAAAGCAAGGTCTAAGAGAATTCGTGTCAGAGATTGCGAGTATCGGCCGTCTTCGCCATCGGAATCTTGTTCCGCTCCTTGGATGGTGTCGGTGCCGGGGTGATCTGTTAATTGTCTATGATTATATGCCTAATGGAAGCTTGGATAAGTACCTGTTTGATGAACCTAAACGAGTTCTCGGTTGGGACGAGAGGTTCAAAATAATCAAAGGCGTTGCTTCGGGTCTTTTATATCTGCATGAAGAATGGGAACAAACTGTAATTCATAGAGACATCAAAGCAGGCAATGTTCTATTAGATTCCGAGCTAAACGGAAGACTCAGCGACTTCGGCCTGGCTAAGTTATATGAACACGGCACGAACCCGACCACGACCAGGGTGGTTGGTACATTGGGGTACCTGGCACCTGAACTTACAAAAACTGGTAAGCCTACAATAGCTACCGATGTGTTTGCATTTGGTGCAGTTTTGCTTGAAGTGGCATGTGGGAGGAGACCTATTGAGCCAAAGGCATTGCCCGAGGAGCTAATTTTGGTGGATTGGGTGTGGGAAAGATGGCAAAGTGGTGCAGCTCTTGAGGTTGTGGATCCGAAATTGAATGGCGACTTTGATGAGCTAGAGGCCATTGTTATGATCAAGCTCGGATTAATGTGTTCGAATGATGCACCAGACGCAAGGCCGACGATGAGGCAAGTAGTGAGGTACTTGGAAGGAGAAGTGGCTCTGCCAGAAGTGGTGCCATCGCCCGGCGGATATGATAGCAAAAAGGGTCATGGAAGTGGTGGTACCAATACCATCCGGTTTGAAGATTTTGTGCATTCATACCCAAATTCACCATATTTGGATGTTGAAGACAGGGATGTGGATATCGAAGCAGACTCAACAAAACACCTCGATCAACCTCCAGAGAGTAAATGGCAGATAGCCACTGTAGatcaaaacaaaatccattga
- the LOC107897310 gene encoding protein YIPF1 homolog isoform X2, with protein MEESSYSNLSTSHLLGSVPAVTNEEKKASYEVPEANMQIFPPNNASGGGRGRGYQTLEAPTEEFEQQPPNNWSGVFSISSYTQYFNVDTDVVIYRLISSFYPVTGDFFSKIDANPDLYGLIWITTTLVFMLASFGNWATYLMQKHSDGSNASLVRFWCMWGYSFSIFIPTALLLLIPVEILRWIIILIAGSASSCFVALKLKSYIEGANDLKMMVVAAFLLQMALAIFIKVWFFP; from the exons ATGGAGGAATCATCGTATTCAAATCTTAGTACCAGTCATTTGCTCGGCTCAGTTCCC GCCGTTACCAATGAAGAAAAGAAGGCCTCTTATGAAG TTCCTGAAGCGAATATGCAAATTTTCCCTCCAAATAATGCCAGCGGAGGAGGTAGGGGTCGAGGTTATCAAACTCTTGAAGCTCCTACTG AAGAATTTGAACAACAGCCACCAAACAACTGGAGTGGCGTTTTTAGTATCTCATCATACACGCAGTATTTTAATGTGGATACAGATGTTGTCATATACAGATTGATTAGTTCCTTTTATCCTGTCACCGGAGATTTTTTCAGCAAGATTGATGCTAACCCTGACCT GTATGGACTTATTTGGATCACGACAACATTGGTCTTTATGCTTGCTTCCTTTGGAAACTGGGCCACATACCTTATGCAAAAGCACAGTGATG GTTCAAATGCTAGCCTTGTACGGTTTTGGTGCATGTGGggttattcattttccatttttattccAACTGCG CTTCTACTGCTTATTCCGGTTGAGATTCTCCGATGGATCATTATACTCATTGCTGGTTCAGCCTCATCATGCTTTGTTGCCTTGAAGTTAAAATCTTATATCGAGGGGGCGAATGATCTCAAAATGATGGTTGTCGCAGCATTCTTATTGCAAATGGCCCTTGCAATCTTCATCAAGGTTTGGTTCTTTCCATAG
- the LOC107897310 gene encoding protein YIPF1 homolog isoform X1, protein MEESSYSNLSTSHLLGSVPAVTNEEKKASYEVPEANMQIFPPNNASGGGRGRGYQTLEAPTEEFEQQPPNNWSGVFSISSYTQYFNVDTDVVIYRLISSFYPVTGDFFSKIDANPDLYGLIWITTTLVFMLASFGNWATYLMQKHSDGTTSWSFDVGYINAAAVGIYGYAVVVPMAFNFLLQYLGSNASLVRFWCMWGYSFSIFIPTALLLLIPVEILRWIIILIAGSASSCFVALKLKSYIEGANDLKMMVVAAFLLQMALAIFIKVWFFP, encoded by the exons ATGGAGGAATCATCGTATTCAAATCTTAGTACCAGTCATTTGCTCGGCTCAGTTCCC GCCGTTACCAATGAAGAAAAGAAGGCCTCTTATGAAG TTCCTGAAGCGAATATGCAAATTTTCCCTCCAAATAATGCCAGCGGAGGAGGTAGGGGTCGAGGTTATCAAACTCTTGAAGCTCCTACTG AAGAATTTGAACAACAGCCACCAAACAACTGGAGTGGCGTTTTTAGTATCTCATCATACACGCAGTATTTTAATGTGGATACAGATGTTGTCATATACAGATTGATTAGTTCCTTTTATCCTGTCACCGGAGATTTTTTCAGCAAGATTGATGCTAACCCTGACCT GTATGGACTTATTTGGATCACGACAACATTGGTCTTTATGCTTGCTTCCTTTGGAAACTGGGCCACATACCTTATGCAAAAGCACAGTGATGGTACTACTTCTTGGAGCTTTGATGTTGGTTATATAAATGCAGCGGCTGTTGGAATCTATGGTTATGCAGTTGTGGTGCCAATGGCATTTAACTTCCTGCTTCAATACCTAGGTTCAAATGCTAGCCTTGTACGGTTTTGGTGCATGTGGggttattcattttccatttttattccAACTGCG CTTCTACTGCTTATTCCGGTTGAGATTCTCCGATGGATCATTATACTCATTGCTGGTTCAGCCTCATCATGCTTTGTTGCCTTGAAGTTAAAATCTTATATCGAGGGGGCGAATGATCTCAAAATGATGGTTGTCGCAGCATTCTTATTGCAAATGGCCCTTGCAATCTTCATCAAGGTTTGGTTCTTTCCATAG